From the Scatophagus argus isolate fScaArg1 chromosome 21, fScaArg1.pri, whole genome shotgun sequence genome, one window contains:
- the LOC124052236 gene encoding cytohesin-1-like isoform X1, whose amino-acid sequence MVLKSEDGVVPDDLSPEEKQELESIRRRKQELLHDIQRLKDEIAEVTNEIENLGLTEERKSMQRNKQMAMGRKKFNMDPKKGIRFLIDSSLLKNTSDDIAKFLYKGEGLNKTAIGDYLGERDEFNVKVLHAFLDLHEFTDLNLVQALRQFLWSFRLPGEAQKIDRMMEAFAQRYCRCNPGVFQSTDTCYVLSFAVIMLNTSLHNPNVKDKPSVQRFTAMNRGINDGGDLPEELLRNLYDSIKNEPFKIPEDDGNDLTHTFFNPDREGWLLKLGGRVKTWKRRWFILTDNCLYYFEYTTDKEPRGIIPLENLSIREVDDSKKPNCFELFIPDHKDQVIKACKTEADGRVVEGNHTFYRISAPTAEEKDEWINSIKAAISKDPFYEMLASRKKKVSSLKGL is encoded by the exons ATGGTTTTGAAGTCGGAAGACGGAGTTG TGCCTGATGACCTCAGtccagaggagaaacaggagctGGAAAGCATCCGCCGCAGAAAACAAGAGCTGCTGCACGACATACAA AGACTGAAGGATGAGATAGCAGAAGTGACCAATGAGATTGAAAACCTGGGCCTGACTGAAGAGAG GAAAAGTATGCAGAGGAATAAACAGATGGCCATGGGCCGAAAGAAGTTCAACATGGACCCCAAGAAG GGCATTCGCTTCTTGATCGACAGCTCCCTCCTGAAGAACACCAGTGACGACATCGCCAAGTTTCTCTACAAGGGTGAAGGGCTTAACAAGACGGCTATTGGCGACTACCTCGGGGAGCG AGATGAATTCAACGTCAAGGTGCTGCACGCCTTCCTGGATTTACACGAGTTCACAGACCTGAACCTGGTTCAGGCTCTCAGGCAGTTCCTGTGGAGCTTCAGGCTGCCCGGCGAGGCTCAGAAGATCGACCGCATGATGGAGGCGTTCGCCCAGAGATACTGTCGCTGTAACCCAGGAGTGTTTCAGAGCACAG ATACGTGTTACGTGTTGTCGTTCGCTGTGATCATGTTGAACACCAGTCTACACAACCCCAACGTGAAGGACAAACCCTCCGTTCAGAGATTCACAGCCATGAACAGAGGCATCAACGACGGAGGAGACCTGCCGGAGGAGCTGCTGCGG AACCTGTACGACAGCATCAAAAATGAACCCTTTAAGATCCCAGAGGACGATGGGAACgacctcacacacaccttcttcAACCCCGACAGGGAAGGTTGGCTGCTGAAACTCG GTGGACGAGTTAAGACCTGGAAGAGACGCTGGTTTATTCTCACAGATAACTGCCTCTACTACTTTGAATACACGACA GATAAGGAACCCAGGGGAATTATCCCACTGGAGAATCTGAGTATCAGAGAAGTTGACGACTCCAAGAAGCCG AACTGCTTTGAGCTCTTCATCCCGGACCACAAAGATCAGGTGATCAAAGCCTGCAAGACTGAGGCCGACGGCCGCGTCGTCGAGGGAAACCACACTTTTTACAGAATCTCCGCCCCCACCGCAGAGGAGAAGGACGAATGGATCAACAGCATCAA AGCTGCCATCAGTAAAGACCCATTCTACGAGATGCTGGCTTCTCGGAAGAAGAAGGTCTCATCTCTGAAGGGGCTTTAG
- the LOC124052234 gene encoding CDP-diacylglycerol--glycerol-3-phosphate 3-phosphatidyltransferase, mitochondrial isoform X2, producing MAEHVPAFRVPGTHIHILTSPDQFYQAMKARIKTARRRVVMASLYLGTGQLEKELVDCMEEALQRSQANGQAPELKVSILLDYTRGSRGQVNSRTMLLPLLQRFASQMRVSLYHTPDLRGLLRLLVPQRFNETIGVQHIKAYLFDDSIIISGANLSDSYFTNRQDRYVLLENCSEVADFFSDLVEAVGDISLQLQPDDSVSMMEGMVHPYKGNRQEFSAVARSRIMEVLNAAHVRQQLLNRSEDSEDEGMSEGEEDTWVFPLVQMKPLGIQVDEQVTQRLLTDARPDSTVFLTSGYFNLTQAYMQLVLGAGASYRILTASPEVNGFFGAKGVAGAIPAAYIHIARQFYNQVCRLGQQERVHLHEYHRSQWTFHAKGLWYYLRGQDRPCLTLIGSPNFGYRSVHRDLEAQIAIVTENEELQSQLQEEQEMLYQRSTEVSSSTFEQPDRYVQLWVKLVTPFIKNFF from the exons ATGGCTGAGCACGTGCCCGCCTTCCGGGTGCCGGGCACCCACATCCACATCCTCACCTCACCTGACCAATTCTACCAGGCCATGAAG GCGCGAATCAAGACGGCGAGGAGGCGAGTGGTGATGGCCTCGTTGTATCTGGGAACAGGTCAGCTGGAGAAGGAGCTG gTGGACTGTATGGAGGAAGCTCTGCAGCGTTCGCAGGCAAACGGTCAAGCTCCAGAGTTGAAAGTCTCCATATTGCTGGACTACACGCGCGGCTCGCGAG GACAGGTCAACTCGAGGACCATGCTGCTGCCGTTGCTGCAGCGCTTCGCCTCTCAGATGCGGGTGTCTCTGTATCACACTCCAGACCTGAGGGGGCTGCTGCGGCTGCTGGTCCCTCAGCGCTTCAACGAGACCATCGGAGTCCAGCACATCAAGGCCTACCTGTTTGACGACAGCATTATCATCAGCGG GGCCAACCTGAGCGACTCGTACTTCACCAACAGACAGGACCGCTACGTGCTGCTGGAGAACTGCAGCGAGGTCGCGGACTTCTTCTCCGACCTGGTGGAAGCCGTGGGTGACATttccctgcagctgcagcctgatGACTCAGTCAGCATGATGGAGGGCATGGTGCACCCGTACAAAG GCAACAGACAGGAGTTCTCGGCGGTGGCGAGGTCGCGGATCATGGAGGTGCTGAACGCAGCCCATGtgaggcagcagctgctgaaccGGTCGGAGGACTCTGAGGACGAGGGGATGAGCGAGGGGGAGGAGGACACCTGGGTGTTTCCTCTGGTCCAGATGAAGCCTCTGGGAATCCAGGTGGACGAGCAGGTCACACAG CGGCTGCTGACCGACGCCAGGCCGGACTCCACGGTGTTTCTGACATCAGGTTACTTCAACCTGACCCAGGCGTACATGCAGCTGGTGCTCGGTGCCGGAGCCAGCTACCGCATCCTCACCGCCTCCCCCGAGGTCAACGGGTTCTTCGGAGCCAAGGGCGTCGCCGGAGCTATCCCTGCGGCCTACATCCACATCGCCAGGCAGTTTTACAATCAGGTGTGCCGTCTGGGCCAGCAGGAGAGGGTACACCTGCACGAGTACCACAGATCACAGTGGACCTTCCACGCCAAAG GTCTGTGGTATTACCTCCGGGGGCAGGATCGGCCTTGCCTCACTCTAATTGGCTCCCCTAATTTTGGTTACCGCTCGGTTCACCGTGACCTGGAGGCCCAGATTGCCATTGTAACTGAGAATGAGGAATTGCAGAGCCAGCTGCAGGAG GAGCAGGAGATGTTGTACCAGCGGTCCACTGAGGTGTCCAGCTCTACGTTTGAGCAGCCGGACCGCTACGTCCAGCTGTGGGTCAAGCTGGTCACGCCCTTCATCAAGAATTTCTTCTGA
- the LOC124052234 gene encoding CDP-diacylglycerol--glycerol-3-phosphate 3-phosphatidyltransferase, mitochondrial isoform X1 yields MAAPMSWRRLVYSVYTPAITGVFTRISDRLFRARDRRGGSSVLLLAPLLAEAEPAPRRVSRPTGSAGAQGTAGLYTHFRWMAEHVPAFRVPGTHIHILTSPDQFYQAMKARIKTARRRVVMASLYLGTGQLEKELVDCMEEALQRSQANGQAPELKVSILLDYTRGSRGQVNSRTMLLPLLQRFASQMRVSLYHTPDLRGLLRLLVPQRFNETIGVQHIKAYLFDDSIIISGANLSDSYFTNRQDRYVLLENCSEVADFFSDLVEAVGDISLQLQPDDSVSMMEGMVHPYKGNRQEFSAVARSRIMEVLNAAHVRQQLLNRSEDSEDEGMSEGEEDTWVFPLVQMKPLGIQVDEQVTQRLLTDARPDSTVFLTSGYFNLTQAYMQLVLGAGASYRILTASPEVNGFFGAKGVAGAIPAAYIHIARQFYNQVCRLGQQERVHLHEYHRSQWTFHAKGLWYYLRGQDRPCLTLIGSPNFGYRSVHRDLEAQIAIVTENEELQSQLQEEQEMLYQRSTEVSSSTFEQPDRYVQLWVKLVTPFIKNFF; encoded by the exons ATGGCGGCTCCCATGTCCTGGAGGAGGCTGGTGTACTCCGTGTACACACCGGCCATCACCGGGGTTTTTACACGAATATCTGACCGACTCTTCCGTGCACgggacagaagaggagg GtcctctgttctgctgctggCTCCCCTCCTGGCTGAAGCCGAACCGGCCCCCCGACGCGTCTCCAGGCCCACCGGGTCAGCCGGAGCTCAGGGCACAGCCGGCCTTTACACCCACTTCAGATGGATGGCTGAGCACGTGCCCGCCTTCCGGGTGCCGGGCACCCACATCCACATCCTCACCTCACCTGACCAATTCTACCAGGCCATGAAG GCGCGAATCAAGACGGCGAGGAGGCGAGTGGTGATGGCCTCGTTGTATCTGGGAACAGGTCAGCTGGAGAAGGAGCTG gTGGACTGTATGGAGGAAGCTCTGCAGCGTTCGCAGGCAAACGGTCAAGCTCCAGAGTTGAAAGTCTCCATATTGCTGGACTACACGCGCGGCTCGCGAG GACAGGTCAACTCGAGGACCATGCTGCTGCCGTTGCTGCAGCGCTTCGCCTCTCAGATGCGGGTGTCTCTGTATCACACTCCAGACCTGAGGGGGCTGCTGCGGCTGCTGGTCCCTCAGCGCTTCAACGAGACCATCGGAGTCCAGCACATCAAGGCCTACCTGTTTGACGACAGCATTATCATCAGCGG GGCCAACCTGAGCGACTCGTACTTCACCAACAGACAGGACCGCTACGTGCTGCTGGAGAACTGCAGCGAGGTCGCGGACTTCTTCTCCGACCTGGTGGAAGCCGTGGGTGACATttccctgcagctgcagcctgatGACTCAGTCAGCATGATGGAGGGCATGGTGCACCCGTACAAAG GCAACAGACAGGAGTTCTCGGCGGTGGCGAGGTCGCGGATCATGGAGGTGCTGAACGCAGCCCATGtgaggcagcagctgctgaaccGGTCGGAGGACTCTGAGGACGAGGGGATGAGCGAGGGGGAGGAGGACACCTGGGTGTTTCCTCTGGTCCAGATGAAGCCTCTGGGAATCCAGGTGGACGAGCAGGTCACACAG CGGCTGCTGACCGACGCCAGGCCGGACTCCACGGTGTTTCTGACATCAGGTTACTTCAACCTGACCCAGGCGTACATGCAGCTGGTGCTCGGTGCCGGAGCCAGCTACCGCATCCTCACCGCCTCCCCCGAGGTCAACGGGTTCTTCGGAGCCAAGGGCGTCGCCGGAGCTATCCCTGCGGCCTACATCCACATCGCCAGGCAGTTTTACAATCAGGTGTGCCGTCTGGGCCAGCAGGAGAGGGTACACCTGCACGAGTACCACAGATCACAGTGGACCTTCCACGCCAAAG GTCTGTGGTATTACCTCCGGGGGCAGGATCGGCCTTGCCTCACTCTAATTGGCTCCCCTAATTTTGGTTACCGCTCGGTTCACCGTGACCTGGAGGCCCAGATTGCCATTGTAACTGAGAATGAGGAATTGCAGAGCCAGCTGCAGGAG GAGCAGGAGATGTTGTACCAGCGGTCCACTGAGGTGTCCAGCTCTACGTTTGAGCAGCCGGACCGCTACGTCCAGCTGTGGGTCAAGCTGGTCACGCCCTTCATCAAGAATTTCTTCTGA
- the LOC124052237 gene encoding suppressor of cytokine signaling 3-like, whose product MVTFSGRSPLAMSSVTPPEGRVQGSNFTPHHFKPFRSHAHYQQVMRALRKLQESGFYWGAVGGREASSMLRSEPPGTFLIRDSSDHHHFFTLSVQTARGTKNLRIHSEGGGFFLQPDPQNTQEPPQFDCVLKLIAHYMGKGPDAGRSRDGACGGDSGEAEMKGRSVYLIHTGGERIPLELRRPHLTSLSSLQHMCRRTLNSLGASERAEQLPHTLRDFLEEYDAPI is encoded by the exons ATGGTAACCTTCAGCGGACGCAGCCCCCTCGCCATGAGCAGCGTGACCCCTCCGGAGGGCAGGGTTCAGGGGTCGAACTTTACCCCGCATCACTTCAAGCCCTTTAGATCGCATGCACACTACCAGCAG GTGATGCGTGCATTGCGAAAGCTACAGGAGAGTGGGTTTTACTGGGGTGCTGTGGGGGGCCGGGAAGCCAGCTCCATGCTGCGCTCTGAACCGCCCGGCACCTTCCTGATCCGCGACTCCTCGGACCACCACCACTTCTTCACTCTCTCAGTCCAGACGGCCCGAGGGACCAAGAACCTGCGCATCCACAGCGAAGGAGGTGGCTTCTTCTTACAGCCGGACCCCCAAAACACCCAAGAGCCCCCGCAGTTTGATTGCGTACTGAAGCTCATAGCGCACTACATGGGCAAAGGGCCGGACGCAGGAAGGAGCAGAGATGGAGCGTGTGGGGGCGATTCAGGAGAGGCAGAAATGAAGGGACGCAGCGTATATCTGATCCACACCGGCGGAGAAAGGATTCCCTTGGAATTGCGACGGCCCCACTTGACTTCTCTCTCGTCCCTGCAGCACATGTGCAGGAGGACCCTGAACAGCCTGGGGGCGTCGGAGCGAGCCGAGCAGCTGCCGCACACTCTTAGAGACTTCTTGGAGGAGTACGATGCTCCTATATGA
- the LOC124052236 gene encoding cytohesin-1-like isoform X2, translated as MQRNKQMAMGRKKFNMDPKKGIRFLIDSSLLKNTSDDIAKFLYKGEGLNKTAIGDYLGERDEFNVKVLHAFLDLHEFTDLNLVQALRQFLWSFRLPGEAQKIDRMMEAFAQRYCRCNPGVFQSTDTCYVLSFAVIMLNTSLHNPNVKDKPSVQRFTAMNRGINDGGDLPEELLRNLYDSIKNEPFKIPEDDGNDLTHTFFNPDREGWLLKLGGGRVKTWKRRWFILTDNCLYYFEYTTDKEPRGIIPLENLSIREVDDSKKPNCFELFIPDHKDQVIKACKTEADGRVVEGNHTFYRISAPTAEEKDEWINSIKAAISKDPFYEMLASRKKKVSSLKGL; from the exons ATGCAGAGGAATAAACAGATGGCCATGGGCCGAAAGAAGTTCAACATGGACCCCAAGAAG GGCATTCGCTTCTTGATCGACAGCTCCCTCCTGAAGAACACCAGTGACGACATCGCCAAGTTTCTCTACAAGGGTGAAGGGCTTAACAAGACGGCTATTGGCGACTACCTCGGGGAGCG AGATGAATTCAACGTCAAGGTGCTGCACGCCTTCCTGGATTTACACGAGTTCACAGACCTGAACCTGGTTCAGGCTCTCAGGCAGTTCCTGTGGAGCTTCAGGCTGCCCGGCGAGGCTCAGAAGATCGACCGCATGATGGAGGCGTTCGCCCAGAGATACTGTCGCTGTAACCCAGGAGTGTTTCAGAGCACAG ATACGTGTTACGTGTTGTCGTTCGCTGTGATCATGTTGAACACCAGTCTACACAACCCCAACGTGAAGGACAAACCCTCCGTTCAGAGATTCACAGCCATGAACAGAGGCATCAACGACGGAGGAGACCTGCCGGAGGAGCTGCTGCGG AACCTGTACGACAGCATCAAAAATGAACCCTTTAAGATCCCAGAGGACGATGGGAACgacctcacacacaccttcttcAACCCCGACAGGGAAGGTTGGCTGCTGAAACTCGG AGGTGGACGAGTTAAGACCTGGAAGAGACGCTGGTTTATTCTCACAGATAACTGCCTCTACTACTTTGAATACACGACA GATAAGGAACCCAGGGGAATTATCCCACTGGAGAATCTGAGTATCAGAGAAGTTGACGACTCCAAGAAGCCG AACTGCTTTGAGCTCTTCATCCCGGACCACAAAGATCAGGTGATCAAAGCCTGCAAGACTGAGGCCGACGGCCGCGTCGTCGAGGGAAACCACACTTTTTACAGAATCTCCGCCCCCACCGCAGAGGAGAAGGACGAATGGATCAACAGCATCAA AGCTGCCATCAGTAAAGACCCATTCTACGAGATGCTGGCTTCTCGGAAGAAGAAGGTCTCATCTCTGAAGGGGCTTTAG